In one Vicinamibacterales bacterium genomic region, the following are encoded:
- a CDS encoding helix-turn-helix domain-containing protein: protein MRYTQYPPSPALARIADCYWILEDHGTGRPEPIIPDGRMEIVLHYGVRFERHHPNGSVERQPASLIVGQMLAPMCLGYRGAAGVAAIRLRPAGARSVLRGHAAEITNRAVDLEAIFGSTATLRERLALAADDAARVRVLEGWLASIVRGGPAAEIDAAVGAIALSGGTAALTGVAADAGLSLRQLERRFLTDVGLPPKSFARLVRLQAALRRIGEGRPLAEIAQACGYYDQSHMTRDFGRLAETSPAAWLQGAGDLTQLFVGR, encoded by the coding sequence ATGCGCTACACCCAGTACCCGCCGTCCCCCGCCCTGGCGCGGATCGCCGACTGCTACTGGATTCTCGAGGATCACGGCACCGGGCGGCCCGAGCCGATCATCCCGGACGGGCGGATGGAGATCGTCCTCCACTATGGCGTCCGCTTCGAGCGGCATCACCCGAACGGCAGCGTCGAGCGGCAGCCCGCGTCGCTGATCGTCGGCCAGATGCTGGCGCCGATGTGTCTCGGATATCGCGGGGCCGCCGGCGTCGCCGCCATCCGGCTGCGTCCCGCCGGGGCAAGGTCGGTGCTGCGCGGCCACGCCGCGGAGATCACCAACCGGGCGGTCGACCTCGAGGCGATCTTCGGATCGACGGCGACGCTGCGCGAACGGCTCGCGCTGGCCGCCGACGACGCCGCGCGGGTGCGCGTGCTGGAGGGGTGGCTCGCGTCGATCGTTCGCGGCGGACCGGCCGCGGAGATCGACGCCGCCGTCGGCGCGATCGCGCTCAGCGGCGGCACGGCCGCGCTGACCGGGGTGGCGGCCGACGCCGGCCTGAGCCTGCGTCAGCTCGAACGGCGGTTCCTCACCGACGTCGGCCTCCCGCCGAAATCGTTCGCGCGGCTGGTGCGCCTGCAGGCGGCACTGCGGCGCATCGGCGAAGGGCGGCCGCTCGCCGAGATCGCGCAGGCGTGCGGCTACTACGACCAGTCGCACATGACACGCGACTTCGGACGGCTCGCGGAAACCTCGCCTGCCGCCTGGCTGCAGGGCGCGGGCGATCTCACCCAGCTGTTCGTCGGCCGCTAG